In Pseudobythopirellula maris, a single window of DNA contains:
- a CDS encoding thiol-disulfide oxidoreductase DCC family protein: MERPPETSPLDHESPRPTGGWEVEVFYDGDCPLCLREIRTLRWLDRKGRIRFTDLAAEGFDPAPLGKTEAELMAEIHGRLPSGEWVTGVEVFRRLYGAVGFGPLVPLTRLPGLRQGLDLAYRKFAKHRLWLTGRCKDGECAV; this comes from the coding sequence ATGGAACGGCCGCCCGAGACATCGCCGCTCGACCACGAAAGCCCCCGCCCCACCGGCGGCTGGGAGGTCGAGGTCTTCTACGACGGCGACTGCCCGCTTTGCCTGCGGGAGATACGCACGCTCCGCTGGCTCGATCGCAAAGGCCGGATCCGCTTTACCGACTTGGCGGCCGAGGGCTTCGACCCGGCGCCCTTGGGCAAGACCGAGGCCGAGCTGATGGCCGAGATCCACGGCCGCTTGCCATCGGGCGAGTGGGTCACCGGCGTGGAGGTGTTCCGCCGACTCTACGGCGCGGTCGGCTTTGGGCCGCTGGTGCCGCTCACACGGTTGCCCGGCTTGCGGCAAGGGCTCGACCTGGCCTATCGCAAGTTCGCCAAGCACCGCCTGTGGCTCACCGGACGCTGCAAGGACGGCGAGTGCGCGGTTTAG
- the dnaN gene encoding DNA polymerase III subunit beta, with product MKITCDREKLLHAFQAVAAVAPSRSPKPILQNVKIDVADGKATLMATDLEIGIRHDAEGVAAEEPGAAVLPVARFGSILRESSDESFRIESDGQKTLVRGERSQFSLPAENPTDFPSVAEFTEEAYYEAPVRLLKEMIRRTIFATDNESSRYALGGVKLEWEDGKLTAIGTDGRRLAKMEGPVAAVGSPPEIGDATIVPSRSLQLIDRVLLEDDNEVRFVVRQNEILVRTPRAVVSSRLLEGRFPRWRDVFPQRTESARIEMTVGPFFSAVRQAAIVTSDESRGVDFTFGEGVLVLAGQTAEVGESRIELPIGYDGAETVITLDPRFLVDFLKVLGPEKTFTLDLDGPESPAVSKTDDGYGYVIMPLARDR from the coding sequence ATGAAGATCACCTGTGACCGGGAGAAGCTGCTCCACGCCTTCCAGGCTGTCGCCGCTGTTGCGCCGTCGCGTAGCCCCAAGCCGATCCTGCAGAACGTGAAGATCGACGTCGCCGACGGCAAGGCGACGCTCATGGCGACCGACCTGGAGATCGGCATCCGCCACGACGCCGAGGGCGTGGCCGCCGAGGAGCCCGGCGCCGCGGTGCTGCCCGTCGCCCGCTTCGGCTCGATCTTGCGTGAGAGCTCGGACGAGAGCTTCCGCATCGAGTCCGACGGCCAGAAGACGCTGGTCCGCGGCGAGCGGAGCCAGTTCAGCCTGCCGGCCGAGAACCCGACCGACTTCCCCTCGGTGGCCGAGTTCACCGAGGAGGCGTACTACGAGGCCCCGGTGCGGTTGCTGAAGGAGATGATCCGCCGCACGATCTTCGCCACCGACAACGAGTCGAGCCGCTACGCGCTGGGCGGCGTGAAGCTCGAGTGGGAAGACGGCAAGCTCACCGCGATCGGCACCGACGGCCGCCGGCTGGCCAAGATGGAGGGCCCCGTCGCGGCGGTCGGCTCGCCGCCCGAGATCGGCGACGCCACGATCGTGCCGAGCCGCTCGCTGCAGCTGATCGACCGCGTGCTGCTCGAAGACGACAACGAGGTGCGGTTCGTCGTGCGGCAGAACGAGATCTTGGTCCGCACGCCCCGCGCGGTGGTCAGCAGCCGTTTGCTCGAGGGCCGCTTCCCGCGTTGGCGCGATGTGTTCCCGCAGCGGACCGAGTCGGCGCGGATCGAGATGACCGTCGGACCGTTCTTCTCGGCCGTGCGTCAGGCGGCGATCGTCACGAGCGACGAGAGCCGCGGCGTCGACTTCACCTTCGGCGAGGGCGTGCTGGTGCTGGCCGGCCAGACGGCCGAGGTCGGCGAGTCGCGGATCGAACTGCCGATCGGCTACGACGGCGCCGAGACCGTGATCACGCTCGACCCGCGGTTCCTGGTCGACTTCCTCAAGGTGCTCGGCCCGGAGAAGACGTTCACACTCGACCTGGACGGCCCCGAGTCGCCGGCCGTGTCGAAGACCGACGACGGCTACGGCTACGTGATCATGCCGCTGGCCCGCGACCGCTGA
- a CDS encoding cysteine desulfurase family protein, with translation MEPIYLDHNATAPILPAVADAVRDALLAFPGNASSQHGPGRDARRRLEADRERVAAMLGVDTAGPRPDRLIFTSGGTESNNLALRGVVEPLLRAGRPARLIVSAVEHPSVMETASRLRERGCRVDLLPVDHEGVVRLDTLDALLAEPAGESETLVSVMLGNNETGVLQPIEEIARRSREAGALSHTDAVQALGKAPVDFRRLGVSMLSLTAHKLHGPVGVGGLLVESGLKTPELLSGGWSNDRPGTSPVALVAGLAAALEAAHNDAGRPARMRGLRDRFESLVTAADPQAVVVGAGAARLPHVANIAFVGLDRQVMHMALDREAIACSTGSACASGSSEPSPVLTAMGVDNRVVGGSLRFSLGALTTEREVDEAARRISLVCKRLRGCESGRK, from the coding sequence ATGGAGCCGATCTACCTCGACCACAACGCCACCGCGCCGATCTTGCCCGCCGTGGCCGACGCCGTGCGTGATGCACTGCTAGCGTTCCCCGGCAACGCCTCGAGCCAGCACGGCCCGGGCCGCGACGCCAGGCGGCGGCTCGAAGCCGACCGGGAACGGGTCGCGGCGATGCTGGGCGTCGATACCGCCGGCCCCCGGCCCGACCGGTTGATCTTCACCAGCGGCGGCACCGAGTCGAACAACCTCGCCCTACGCGGCGTGGTCGAGCCGCTGCTGCGGGCCGGGCGGCCGGCGCGGCTGATCGTCTCGGCTGTTGAGCACCCGAGCGTCATGGAAACGGCTTCGCGCCTCCGCGAGCGCGGCTGCCGGGTCGATCTCTTGCCGGTCGACCACGAGGGCGTGGTGAGGCTCGACACGCTCGACGCCCTGCTGGCCGAGCCGGCCGGGGAGAGCGAGACGCTGGTGAGCGTGATGCTGGGCAACAACGAGACCGGCGTGCTGCAGCCGATCGAGGAGATCGCTCGCCGCTCGCGCGAGGCGGGCGCGCTGTCGCACACCGACGCGGTGCAGGCCCTCGGCAAGGCGCCGGTCGACTTCCGCCGGCTCGGCGTGTCGATGCTCTCGCTCACGGCCCACAAACTCCACGGCCCGGTGGGTGTGGGTGGATTGCTTGTCGAAAGCGGGTTGAAAACCCCGGAGCTGCTCAGCGGCGGCTGGAGCAACGACCGGCCGGGCACCTCGCCCGTGGCCTTGGTGGCGGGCCTCGCCGCCGCGCTCGAGGCGGCCCACAACGATGCGGGGCGACCCGCACGGATGCGCGGGTTGCGCGATCGGTTCGAGTCGCTCGTCACGGCCGCCGACCCGCAGGCGGTGGTCGTTGGGGCGGGGGCTGCAAGGCTGCCGCACGTGGCGAACATCGCATTTGTGGGGCTCGATCGACAGGTTATGCACATGGCGTTGGACCGCGAAGCGATCGCCTGCTCGACCGGTTCCGCTTGCGCCAGCGGGTCGAGCGAGCCCTCGCCGGTGCTCACCGCCATGGGAGTCGACAACCGCGTGGTGGGGGGGTCGCTGAGGTTCAGCCTGGGGGCCCTCACCACGGAGCGGGAGGTCGACGAGGCGGCCCGGCGTATCTCCCTTGTTTGCAAGCGTTTACGGGGCTGCGAAAGCGGCCGAAAATAG
- the argH gene encoding argininosuccinate lyase, with protein MADPSTADSALSGPENPRASASASQSVSSNATWGGVFDGATDKRVERFSESVSYDRRLFEHDIRGSVAHSRMLASVGVLTSDEQSQIEAGLTMIGLEIQAGQFEFRQELEDVHMNIERALIDKIGDVGRKLHTGRSRNDQVSTDFRMWVRTEIDRLDGLLKDVQRAFVGRCATDEGVVLPGYTHLQRAQPVLAAHYWLAYCEKLERDRGRLADCRRRVNQLPLGTAALAGTTIPIDRQMVADDLGFEGLVANSLDSSSDRDFALEFCSCLSVIAVHLSGWAEEWVLWSTTEFGFLKPPQAFCTGSSIMPQKINPDVLELIRGKSARVIGSLQSLLVLTKGLPLAYNRDLQEDKERVFDAADTVTACLELAAPLVAGAELRRESIASRLDHGYLDATTLMEHLIKLGVPQRTAHETIGKLVGVAMQRGVRLADLEVQEFTSACDKLDESVYEVLGVDRAIEAFRSVGSTHPDRVAEQEAVWRERLS; from the coding sequence GTGGCGGATCCCTCCACAGCCGATTCGGCCCTCTCAGGGCCTGAGAACCCACGCGCCTCGGCGAGCGCATCACAGTCTGTCTCTTCCAACGCCACGTGGGGCGGCGTTTTCGACGGCGCTACCGACAAGCGCGTCGAGCGGTTCAGCGAGAGCGTCTCCTATGACCGCCGCCTTTTTGAGCACGACATCCGCGGCTCGGTCGCCCACTCGCGCATGCTCGCCTCGGTCGGCGTGCTCACCAGCGATGAGCAGAGCCAGATCGAGGCCGGTCTGACGATGATCGGTCTGGAGATCCAGGCCGGCCAATTCGAGTTCCGCCAGGAGCTCGAAGACGTCCACATGAACATCGAGCGGGCGCTGATCGATAAGATTGGCGACGTCGGTCGCAAACTCCACACCGGCCGCAGCCGCAACGACCAGGTCTCGACCGATTTTCGGATGTGGGTCCGCACGGAGATCGACCGACTCGACGGTCTGCTCAAAGACGTGCAGCGGGCGTTTGTTGGTCGTTGCGCGACCGACGAGGGCGTCGTGCTGCCCGGCTACACCCACTTGCAGCGGGCCCAGCCGGTGCTGGCGGCCCATTACTGGCTTGCTTACTGCGAGAAGCTCGAACGCGACCGCGGCCGGCTGGCCGACTGCCGCCGCCGGGTGAACCAGCTCCCCCTCGGCACGGCCGCCCTGGCCGGCACGACGATCCCGATCGACCGCCAGATGGTGGCCGACGATCTGGGGTTCGAGGGCTTGGTGGCCAACAGCCTCGACTCGTCGAGCGACCGCGACTTCGCCCTGGAGTTTTGCAGCTGCCTGAGCGTCATCGCCGTCCACCTCAGCGGCTGGGCCGAGGAGTGGGTCTTGTGGTCGACCACCGAGTTCGGCTTCCTCAAGCCGCCGCAGGCGTTCTGCACCGGCTCGTCGATCATGCCGCAGAAGATCAACCCCGACGTGCTGGAGCTGATCCGAGGCAAATCGGCCCGGGTGATCGGCTCGCTCCAAAGCCTGCTGGTGCTCACCAAGGGCTTGCCTCTCGCCTACAACCGCGACCTGCAAGAAGACAAAGAGCGGGTGTTCGACGCGGCCGACACGGTGACGGCGTGCCTGGAGCTGGCCGCTCCGCTGGTGGCGGGCGCCGAGCTGAGGCGTGAGTCGATCGCCTCGCGACTCGACCACGGCTACCTCGACGCCACCACGCTGATGGAGCACCTCATCAAGCTCGGCGTGCCGCAACGCACCGCCCACGAGACCATCGGCAAGCTCGTCGGCGTGGCGATGCAACGCGGCGTGCGGCTGGCCGATCTCGAAGTCCAAGAGTTCACCTCGGCGTGCGACAAGCTCGACGAGAGCGTTTACGAAGTGCTGGGCGTCGACCGTGCGATCGAAGCGTTCCGAAGCGTCGGATCGACCCACCCCGACCGCGTCGCCGAGCAAGAGGCCGTTTGGCGTGAACGGCTGAGTTGA
- a CDS encoding sigma-54 interaction domain-containing protein codes for MQSVYRVTRQVASSRASVLLLGETGTGKELIAKAIHELSDRRKRPFVRVNCGALSENLLESELFGHVRGSFTGAIDNRTGRFEAAHTGTIFLDEINSTTPLLQVKLLRVLQEQEFERVGDTQTIRVDTRVVAASNRDLLEESAEGRFREDLYYRLNVVPIYLPPLRERREDIPSLVSYFLNIYNEENDRYVAHIGEQALEAMQDYQWPGNVRELQNYIERAVVMATGDELTVDLLPGAVRGTSDAPNRAFRRYDFESLAEQLVHEGLSNADEDAEDLHSRVVERVEREVIAQVLAKCDGVQIKAAQRLGINRNTLHKKIKDYGLDGPVSGNGHNGEANGKTA; via the coding sequence ATGCAGTCGGTCTACCGCGTCACGCGGCAGGTCGCCAGCAGCCGCGCGTCGGTGCTGCTGCTGGGCGAGACCGGCACGGGCAAGGAGCTGATCGCCAAGGCGATCCACGAGCTGAGCGACCGCCGCAAGCGGCCGTTCGTGCGCGTGAACTGCGGCGCGCTGAGCGAGAACCTCTTGGAGAGCGAGCTCTTCGGCCACGTCCGCGGGTCGTTCACCGGGGCGATCGACAACCGCACCGGGCGGTTCGAGGCGGCCCACACCGGCACGATCTTTCTCGACGAGATCAACAGCACCACCCCGCTCTTGCAGGTCAAGCTGCTGCGGGTGCTGCAGGAGCAAGAGTTCGAGCGCGTGGGCGACACGCAAACGATCCGCGTCGACACGCGCGTGGTGGCCGCCAGCAACCGTGACCTGCTGGAGGAGTCGGCCGAGGGCCGCTTCCGCGAAGACCTCTACTACCGGCTCAACGTGGTGCCGATCTACTTGCCGCCACTGCGCGAGCGTCGCGAGGACATCCCGTCGCTCGTCAGTTACTTCCTCAACATCTACAATGAAGAGAACGACCGTTACGTGGCCCACATCGGCGAGCAGGCGCTCGAGGCGATGCAGGATTACCAGTGGCCAGGCAATGTGCGTGAGTTGCAGAACTACATCGAGCGCGCGGTGGTGATGGCCACCGGCGACGAGCTGACGGTCGACCTGCTGCCGGGCGCCGTGCGCGGCACGAGCGACGCCCCCAACCGGGCGTTCCGCCGCTACGACTTCGAGTCGCTCGCCGAGCAACTGGTGCACGAGGGCCTCAGCAACGCCGACGAAGACGCCGAGGACCTGCACAGCCGCGTGGTCGAGCGCGTCGAGCGCGAGGTGATCGCCCAGGTCCTCGCCAAGTGCGACGGCGTGCAGATCAAGGCGGCCCAACGCCTCGGCATCAACCGCAACACGCTGCACAAGAAGATCAAGGACTACGGCTTGGACGGGCCGGTCAGCGGCAACGGCCACAACGGCGAGGCCAACGGCAAGACGGCTTAA
- a CDS encoding DnaA/Hda family protein: protein MSIVSVIDLSGPGQSGLETGAGSNAPGSSVGRVATTPCFVAGPENRLLATVLARLTAAATSDDAAARQTARSLGPVTLVGPTGCGKSHLARGLAEAWRANHPTEGVHCLTANDFRRRIATANEDSSVDELRTTMRGAALLVIEDLDRAPASALLEDELIATFDALAERGAVLIVTSTKPPAALTQFARPLASRLAAGVTAEIAPLGVEAREELAERLAETLGLAFEEGVAAHLAERLPHEPRQLIRVVVGLRNRFGSRGPICAEQVEQCLAESTQRHSPPIKEIAAVVSRYYGQTLRAMKSGSRKKSVVEARAVAITLARELTPLSYDEIGRFFGGRDHSTIMHSHQRIQANAQTDRLMRLALSELRRLIAAT from the coding sequence TTGTCGATTGTCAGCGTCATCGACCTGAGCGGGCCCGGGCAATCGGGACTCGAAACCGGCGCCGGGTCGAACGCGCCGGGGTCGTCGGTCGGCCGTGTGGCCACGACGCCCTGCTTCGTGGCCGGCCCCGAGAATCGGCTGCTCGCCACGGTGCTCGCCCGACTCACCGCCGCCGCCACGAGCGACGACGCCGCCGCCCGCCAAACCGCCCGCTCGCTCGGCCCGGTCACGCTGGTGGGGCCGACCGGCTGCGGCAAGAGCCACTTGGCCCGCGGGCTGGCCGAAGCGTGGCGCGCCAACCACCCGACCGAGGGCGTTCATTGCCTCACGGCGAACGACTTCCGCCGACGCATCGCCACGGCCAACGAGGATAGCTCGGTCGACGAGCTGCGAACAACGATGCGGGGCGCCGCGCTGTTGGTGATCGAAGACCTCGACCGGGCGCCCGCTTCGGCGCTGCTCGAGGACGAGCTGATCGCCACGTTCGACGCCCTCGCCGAGCGCGGGGCCGTGCTGATCGTCACCTCGACCAAACCCCCCGCGGCGCTCACCCAGTTCGCACGCCCCCTCGCCAGCCGGTTGGCGGCGGGGGTGACCGCCGAGATCGCCCCGCTCGGCGTCGAGGCCCGCGAGGAGCTCGCCGAGCGGCTGGCCGAGACGCTCGGCCTCGCCTTCGAGGAGGGCGTGGCCGCCCACCTCGCCGAGCGGCTCCCCCACGAGCCCCGCCAGCTGATCCGCGTGGTGGTGGGCCTGCGCAACCGTTTCGGGTCCCGCGGCCCGATCTGCGCCGAGCAGGTCGAGCAGTGCCTCGCCGAGAGCACGCAGCGCCACTCGCCGCCGATCAAGGAGATCGCCGCGGTGGTGAGCCGCTATTACGGCCAAACCCTCCGCGCGATGAAGAGCGGCAGCCGCAAGAAGTCGGTCGTCGAGGCCCGCGCGGTGGCGATCACGCTCGCCCGCGAACTGACGCCGCTCAGCTACGACGAGATCGGCCGCTTCTTCGGCGGCCGCGACCACTCGACCATCATGCACAGCCACCAGCGCATCCAAGCAAACGCGCAAACCGACCGGTTGATGCGGCTTGCCTTGAGTGAGTTGAGGAGGCTGATCGCGGCGACCTGA
- a CDS encoding DciA family protein, translated as MLDPIDPELAEQKIADLAAKASGLGRWSRARRPKKAADVIAQVIAKRGYAARQGDERLREAWAEAAGEALARFSSPKGLRRGVLEVIVTSSVMRQELEFQKTTLMTRLTELLPDARIESLRFKVGRLE; from the coding sequence ATGCTCGACCCGATCGACCCCGAACTGGCCGAGCAGAAGATCGCCGACTTGGCCGCCAAGGCGAGCGGGCTGGGGCGGTGGAGCCGGGCGCGGCGGCCGAAGAAGGCCGCCGACGTGATCGCCCAGGTGATCGCCAAGCGGGGCTACGCCGCACGCCAGGGCGACGAGCGGCTGCGGGAGGCGTGGGCCGAGGCGGCCGGCGAGGCGCTCGCCCGCTTCAGCAGCCCGAAGGGCCTCAGGCGCGGCGTGCTCGAGGTGATCGTCACCAGCAGCGTGATGCGACAGGAGTTGGAGTTTCAAAAAACGACGCTGATGACGCGCCTGACCGAGCTGCTGCCCGACGCGCGGATCGAGTCGCTGCGGTTCAAGGTCGGACGATTGGAGTAA
- the scpB gene encoding SMC-Scp complex subunit ScpB translates to MRPAEPPVQAPRTSRRARLEAILLLATEPLTLKKMAQLASLEDATEARALVDEIDALYAARGSAFRVERVAGGCRLLTRPALAAWIAKIAPDSTDRGGGADSNGASPLGRGPEAKSRADRGHGPTGAALETLSIVAYRQPVVRAEVEAIRGVGCGDLLRQLMEQDFLRIVGRSAELGRPLLYGTTKRFLELYGLRKLEDLPRSDELARRRQPTKVNEPVT, encoded by the coding sequence GTGCGACCTGCCGAGCCGCCCGTACAGGCGCCGCGGACGTCGCGGCGGGCACGGCTCGAGGCGATCTTGCTGCTCGCCACCGAGCCGCTCACGCTGAAGAAAATGGCCCAGCTGGCGAGCCTGGAAGACGCCACCGAAGCGCGGGCGCTGGTCGACGAGATCGACGCGTTGTACGCGGCCCGAGGTTCGGCATTCCGCGTGGAGCGTGTGGCGGGGGGCTGCCGACTGCTGACACGGCCCGCGTTGGCCGCGTGGATAGCAAAAATCGCGCCCGACTCGACAGACCGGGGCGGTGGGGCCGATTCGAACGGGGCTTCCCCACTGGGAAGGGGCCCTGAAGCGAAATCGAGGGCCGACCGGGGCCACGGGCCGACGGGCGCCGCGCTAGAAACCCTCTCGATCGTCGCCTACCGGCAGCCGGTCGTGCGTGCCGAGGTCGAGGCGATCCGCGGGGTCGGCTGCGGCGATCTGCTGAGGCAGTTGATGGAACAAGATTTTTTGCGTATCGTCGGCCGATCGGCGGAGTTGGGCCGACCTCTCTTGTACGGCACTACCAAACGCTTCCTCGAACTTTACGGCTTGCGTAAACTCGAAGACCTCCCGCGATCGGATGAACTGGCGCGAAGGCGCCAGCCGACAAAAGTCAACGAACCGGTGACCTGA
- the hemA gene encoding glutamyl-tRNA reductase: protein MKLRMVGCSHHLSDASVRERLSFTADEAAHALGSWRQSHDGGEAVLLSTCNRVEFYAASSSDRLPPCPGLIARLIADAHAMPLDEVRPHLTTLRDEEAVDHLFRVAASLDSMVLGEPQIAAQVKQAYESATAAGATGPLTHACFQSALRAARRVAGETSLHSHRVSVPSVAIADFASRVFERFDDKRVLVVGAGEMAEETLRYLVDRGASAPCIVNRSPQRAARLASEWGGTAAPFDRLVDELARADLAIGAAGCDEPLVSVGAFRQSVAPVRAERPLFLLDLAVPRNFDPAIGDEPGAFLYSIDDLSAACERNRNARRKELPLAERIVAEERERFFADARRRISAPVIARLREGLEGPKSEELGRLFNKLPELDERERREIERFADRLVGKMLHPPMESIREESLGGTPHSLLQALSRLFKLHD from the coding sequence ATGAAGCTCCGCATGGTCGGCTGCTCGCACCACCTGTCCGACGCCTCGGTCCGTGAGCGGCTCTCGTTCACGGCCGACGAGGCGGCCCACGCGCTGGGCTCTTGGCGCCAGAGCCACGACGGCGGCGAGGCCGTGCTGCTCTCCACCTGCAACCGGGTGGAGTTCTACGCCGCTTCGTCGAGCGACCGGCTGCCCCCGTGCCCCGGGCTGATCGCGCGGCTGATCGCCGACGCCCACGCGATGCCGCTCGACGAGGTCCGGCCGCACCTCACCACGCTGCGCGACGAGGAGGCCGTCGACCACCTGTTCCGGGTGGCGGCGAGCCTCGACAGCATGGTGCTCGGCGAGCCGCAGATCGCCGCCCAGGTGAAGCAGGCGTACGAGTCGGCCACCGCGGCCGGCGCCACGGGGCCGCTCACCCACGCCTGCTTCCAGTCCGCCCTGCGGGCCGCGCGGCGGGTGGCGGGCGAGACCTCGCTGCACTCGCACCGCGTGAGCGTGCCGAGCGTGGCGATCGCCGACTTCGCCTCGCGCGTGTTCGAGCGGTTCGACGACAAGCGTGTGCTGGTTGTCGGCGCGGGCGAGATGGCCGAGGAAACGCTCCGCTACCTGGTCGACCGGGGGGCTTCGGCCCCCTGCATCGTGAACCGCAGCCCGCAACGCGCCGCGCGGCTGGCGAGCGAGTGGGGTGGGACCGCGGCGCCGTTCGATCGGCTGGTCGACGAGTTGGCCCGCGCCGACCTGGCGATCGGCGCCGCCGGCTGCGACGAGCCGCTCGTCTCGGTCGGCGCGTTCCGTCAGAGCGTGGCCCCGGTGCGGGCCGAGCGGCCGCTGTTCCTCTTGGACCTGGCCGTGCCGCGCAACTTCGACCCGGCGATCGGCGACGAGCCGGGCGCCTTCCTCTACTCGATCGACGACCTGTCGGCCGCGTGCGAGCGCAACCGCAACGCCCGCCGCAAGGAGCTGCCCCTGGCCGAGCGGATCGTGGCCGAGGAGCGCGAGCGGTTCTTCGCCGACGCCCGGCGGCGGATCTCGGCGCCGGTGATCGCGCGGCTGCGCGAGGGGCTCGAGGGGCCCAAGAGCGAGGAGCTCGGGAGGCTCTTCAACAAGCTGCCCGAGCTCGACGAGCGGGAGCGCCGTGAGATCGAGCGGTTCGCCGACCGGCTGGTCGGCAAGATGCTCCACCCGCCGATGGAGTCGATCCGCGAGGAGTCGCTGGGCGGCACGCCGCACTCGTTGCTGCAAGCCCTCAGCCGGCTGTTCAAGCTGCACGACTGA